The Rhododendron vialii isolate Sample 1 chromosome 1a, ASM3025357v1 region cccACAAATAATAGCCACCAATACATGACACAAATTTGCACTGCCTACCTCATGCATAGCAACACACTCACCACCCTTTCACATAATGCCCACAGCAATCTCTCTAATGCCTATAGGTTGTGATAGCCCCGGAGAAGGAATGCAGCTCGACACCGTTTCCAATGGTCGCGACTCGCGACGGTTACTGAGATGACAGCACTCCAATCTCCTCCATCTCTTACTCCGAGTCTCCGACCCCACCTCCGGCCAGTGGTCTCCCAAGGAAGGCGTCTAGGCGCCGTACCTGTGTGACACTCTAGCCGAGTTGGACATAGCAAACTAGTGGCAACTAACATTAGAAAATTAGAAAGGGATCCATGCATAATCCACACCCCAATCTACCTTTTCAAAACATGTATCAATGTATAACCCACACCCCCCAAAATTACAACCATCATCATCACTACATAATGTCTGGTTTTGTTTGTGCATCAAACAAACGAGTATTGCACACATCTCTATTCAGTTTATGCACGATAAACATATACATCTATGATCTACCATGTTTACGAAATCAAGAAAGGGATCAATTTCATCCCTTACCTCGTCCGAAACCGCCTGCGGAAACCACATTGCCGCCGTTGCCTTGGCCTTGTGCTGCTGCTTCTATGTTGATGCCGCCTCTACTCTTCCTTTCTCCTATAATCCCCTTCTCTCCATCTCTCCAGTCCAGCCACCAAATTAACCCAAATCTATCCCATCTCCAAATGAACCCATTTCTTCCACCGCCATGAAAACCCAATCATACCCACTAGCAATCAGTTTTCCACAGCCATGGTTAATGCGTCGGTGCTGTGAATGAGTTTTTCTCGTCTCATCGTTTTTTTTCCggtctttatttatttattttttttgcatttaataATTTTACCTTAAATATTGATAAAATATTAATTCATCTCGatgaaaaaaatcgaaaaaataaaaaaatttgaatttgaattataattttttattttaaattatgaattttgataataattttttatttttcgatttctcttgtTGAAGTCAAACGAGTCAATAATCCAGAATTGTTGAAGTCAAACGAGTCAATAATCCAGGAagatttgatgaaaaattacaaatacattttttttaatagaaaaaggaaataaaagaagACAAATGCTGCCGCTTAAACGGTGCTAGGTGCTTTGCTGGCACTTagaaatctcaaaaaatatgcttaGCTGgcatttaatttgaaaaatctcaaaagcttaaCTGGCAATAATAAATCCCCAAAAAAACTTAGCTggcattttatttatttgaaaataactggCATTTAGTTTGAAAATCTCAAAAGCCAAGGGCATCCACAAAACAATGCTAGGTACAATtacaataagtctaggtacactacacTAAACCACTAtaccatccactacattttttatgagatcattttgggtctcacaaaaatacagaaaaatattcataaattttaaaataatattttagggggccctgtaaaaaatcagctctaacgggtATCGACAAATATTATTTCTAGATTTGTAGGAGCGAAAATGCTAAACTGCGCAGTTTCGAACATACGAATctagaaataatatttaccgatattcgttagagctaattttttacaaggcctcataaaacatttttttaaaatttttggatatttttttatatttttaaaaaaatcttgaaTAGGCTctacaaaaaatgtagtggatgatGTAGTGATTTGGTATAGTGTATGTAGCACCTCTCTACTATTCAAAAATGTAGTTGTTACTGTATATTTTATCTAATCACTTTTGAGCTTGCACTCTAGGTATGTTCTTCATCCTTTTTGTAgatattttttcttattcataATTAAAGTGAGGAGAGAGAACTTGAATAAAATAGGAGAGAGTATATTGTTGTAACAAAACTATACTTTATTTGCTTAACTAGTGAATAGAACAGAGATTAGTGGGGTGTCCGGATTAGCACGGGTCTAGAAGCTATACATAGACCTGACCCTTAAAATCCTGACTCTCGTGGGACTCGAACCTTGGTCATCACTGGGGAGAGAAATGAGTTCCCAACTTCACTAGAAGTGAAGCAATGATGACAATTTGAAATATCAAAAAGTcaatttgatttattttttttgtatttattcaattttttttcgaagtgattagttttgtgtcaaacttttgtaacttattgatttgtcttaacaaaagaaatcgaaaaaataaaaaattatgatcaaaactcatactgtaatttttttcaaaaagacaataataataagtaaaaaaaatactgtctttttttacttttttttttgtctttattcaaaaaattatgagtttagatcaaatttttttactttttcaattcctcttgtcaagataaattaataagtcacaaaagtttgacgcaaaacaaaaaatacaaaaaataaattgaatagaaacaaaaaaattaagtcaacttgactttttaatccaaacccacacTCTTTCTTGTTCGTCTTAAGCCTTAACTGGGTTTTTGCAATGCCAAAGCACAAAATGGAAGGCCTAGAACCTAGATTTACCCTTTCAATTCAATTGCATAAATTGAATGAGTTCTTACAATTCTAGACGCATATGAATATCCTACAAAACTatcaatggttttttttttcttcagaaaatCATGTTTCGATCATGCGAATGCCAATAATATCCGATCAATCTCGTTTTAGAAACAAACACAAACTCAAGGAGCCGAACAAAAACCAATTGGTCTGGAACACAAACTCAAGGAACCATAACAATTGGTCTGGAACAGGACCAGCGTCATCCGCCAcgacaaacaagaaaaagaaacttcCAGTCCATGCCTGTGAATACGAGAAAATCTTcttttcataaccaaaatacGAAAGAAATACGACCACTCAGAAACTTCCTTGAAAACCAATTGAATGTAACACAAGTTAACGTCGTTCTGTACAAATCAAATTAACTAACAGGGTCATCAATCGGATGACACGAATCTGAACACACTAAACATCTAACTTAGGTCTATATAACGGAGGATCTTCTCCAAGCAAAAGAGACCTTAGAATGGCTTCACACACAACATTGTCATACACAAGCAAATGCCCACCATCAGGGACTTCATGGTAGCGAACCCAGGGAAGCTTCCTCGAAACGTATCTTTGTAGCTCAACAGGCACAACCTTGTCTTCAAAACCTTGCCAAATGTGAACCGAGCATTCATTTTTGACGTATGGGTTTTGACAGTCCAGTGGATCAAAGTCCCATTTGCTAAAAGCCACGATAAAGTCGCGTCGAATGGAGTCGTAAACACCTGGTTGTTGCAACTTATTCTGcaagtgaaagaaaaatgtACACCACAATCATTTTCTTGATAAATGAATCATAGATGTTGTAAGATATAGTCATTCTGGTGTAGCAATAAGAGTTTCGGCTCTCTTTTACATTCTTTTGACAACGTCAAGCAGATTGATACACTTACATTCTTTCATTCTTCCTTCCTTTTCCAGAAAACACATAAAACTCGTCTGACAAGCTGTCTTTGAAAACATTTCTTGGGAAACAAATTCAgaaaacaccaaaatgatgtttcaaattttcaaaaactgctTCAGCAGAAGCTTTTAAACTTATACTGTAGTTCTCTCTgtatgcaaaaacaaaaacaaaaacaattccaAAACTTTTTGGCCTTCCCTTCCATATATGCAGGTAAAAGGTAAGAGTTTTACCTTTCCGAGCAAATTAAATCCTGGGGTATTCTTCACGACCTCTAAATctttgttgttgaaaaatgcTGGATTTCTATCAAAAACTGTGGATGAAGGGAACATTTTTTGCGTAAACCACCAGTACACTAGTCCTGGTGCATAGCGTGAAGCCCAAAGTGCCCATCGGGATAGATTCTTCCTGTAGTCATCCTTTGTAAGCTCATTTGGAAGAGACCGCCAGTTGTAATTGATCATTGGGACCACCATAGCCGCCCCTGCTAGCCTGCAACAACAGTTTTAAAACCAAAGAGATGATTTAGAAAAAGAATTGAAGCATCAAAAGTTGAGCTAAAGACTATGGGTAGGGTTTTTGCCTTTCGGGGATACGTTTAAGGCAACTCCAAATGGGGTAAGATCCGAGTGAGATTCCAATTACGTAAAACTTGGATCCTAACTGCAACTGATCAGCAAGTTCTTGAATGTCTGATGCTTCAGTTTTTCCAGAGCGCTTTGGATTTGGATCACTTTCTCCATATCCAGCACGATCAAATAACAGAAGATATACCCCCAACTCATCCATTAGGTCCTGGAAACCAAATAATGCAAGATACCTTTTAGTGACAATGATTTTACTCAACCTTTATTCTCCCTTCTCAAAAAAGATTAAAAGCGGTAACTCGGAGTATCCGTGTCAAATCAGTAGCAGAGCAGTGGATCCATATCCCATTGCCGTACCGTTTCGTGTCCTATAGACACTGGTAGTTCAGCTGCTTCAGCAAAACTGAAGTGTCTGTGTGAGGTGAAATGATAGCTAAATGAAGGTTTGTCTTAAGCCCTTTCACGTATAAATGTTCCTGTGCTTTGATTACAGTCTTGTTTGCGTTTTGTGCAgtgtaaattttgaaaatacttgGCACAAAAAACCTTTTAAGGTAGTGATTGGATCATGGATCTGTATACAAATTACAGACAGAAAAGGTgaagaaaaagatatagagtctATCAAAGTGAAAAGGTTAAATAAACCCTCCACAACTACATGACACAAACCCTCAGGCTGTGTTATGGATCAAGGATTTGTAGAGTGTATGGGGCgaaagaaaaagatgaaggaaaagacttaattttatttttttgggaaagagGAAAAGACCGAGTGAAAAGCTAAATTTTTTCTTAGCTTTTTTCACTGGTAAATCGCCAATTGAATTGATGGTTTAAACAGAGCGAAAAAGAAACCCCCAAGTCAACAACCCAAAGGCCTCTGCAATATAAGGGCAGTTTGAAATAGTTACCATAGTCTCAAGAAGCTAATGTTCCATTTAATCTACCAAGTACTACACAATCAAGATTTTCATAAGACATAAGC contains the following coding sequences:
- the LOC131329146 gene encoding uncharacterized protein LOC131329146, translating into MMDSTISCFWVEMVFRRVAICFLGCLGISHPAKKAALALAPAPPETAETSSSSSSSSSSSSLASSDGTPSRVRLSDGRCLAYRELGVPKNISNYKVILVHGFGSSKEMSFMASQDLMDELGVYLLLFDRAGYGESDPNPKRSGKTEASDIQELADQLQLGSKFYVIGISLGSYPIWSCLKRIPERLAGAAMVVPMINYNWRSLPNELTKDDYRKNLSRWALWASRYAPGLVYWWFTQKMFPSSTVFDRNPAFFNNKDLEVVKNTPGFNLLGKNKLQQPGVYDSIRRDFIVAFSKWDFDPLDCQNPYVKNECSVHIWQGFEDKVVPVELQRYVSRKLPWVRYHEVPDGGHLLVYDNVVCEAILRSLLLGEDPPLYRPKLDV